The window GCCCGGCAAGATGACCGACTTCGACTGCTCCGAGACGCCCAAGCTCACGGTCAACCTCGGCAGCATGTACCAGGGGAAGAGGACCGACCCCAACACCAACGCGGACATAAAGTACCTGTGGACCTCGTCGCTCGGCGTGGGGCTGCGCTGGGGCGGGTTTGCCTTCACGACCGAGGGGTACTATCGCCGCACAAGCATCACGAGCCCAGGCACCACCGTTGTCTGGAGCAGGCCCAAGCTCACGGACATAGGCTACTACGCGGCCGCGGGCTATTACATACTCCCGAAGAAGCTTGAGATCGCGGCGCAGGCGGGCCAGATCATCCGGCAGGGGCCTGACAACGACTCCTGGCAGTTCGGCGGCGGGTTCAACTACTACATCTTCGAAAACGACCTCAAGCTCCAGGCCGCCTACACGCTCACGACCGACTTCGACGACATAACGGGCACGCAGACCAACAAGATACACAACGCCTCCCTCATGCTGTCGTCGCTGTTCTAGAGGCCGTGACTCGTGACTCGTGACTCGTAACTCGTGACAGGTGAACAAAAGGCCGGGATGATATCCCGGCCTTTTTTGCATATCATTGGTGAGGCTTCGGGTGGCGGCGGGTCGGGGGGCAATAAATGAAATTCCAAATCCCAAGCACCAAATTCCAAACAATGACCAATAACCAAATTCCAAATGCCAAACTCCAAACAAAACCCCTTGGTCATTCGATCATTGAAATTTGGAATTTATTTGGAATTTGAGATTTGGTGCTTGGAATTTATTTGGAATTTGAGATTTGGTGCTTGGAATTTGTCGAAGGGAATGATCCGATGACAGGAACCGAAGCCAAAACGATTCAAACATGAAGCAGCTCTCAGACAAAATTAAATCCTTTCCCCGCAAGCCGGGCGTCTATCTATTCAAAGACAAGGCAGGCGACGTGATCTATGTGGGCAAGGCAAAACGCCTGCGCGATCGAGTGGCATCGTATTTCAGAGACGAGCCCGCCCGCATCGCCTCGCGAGCAGCCTACGCCGCCGCAGGCGAAGCTCGCGTGGCGGGCGGGAGGCCGCAGCTCAAGTTCCTGCTCAAGCGCACCGGCGATATCGACTTCATAGTCACGGACACGGAGAAGGAGGCCCTGCTCCTCGAGAACACGCTGATCAAGAGGCACCGCCCCCGCTACAACGTAAACCTCAAGGACGACAAGACATACGTCTCCATAAGAATCGGCACGGAGCACCCCTCGCCCGGCATCTCGCTCACCCGCAGGCCCACGAAGGACGGCGCCTCGTACTTCGGGCCCTACGACTCCTCGCTCGCTGCGCGCGAGGCTGTGGAGCAGATCGTCAGGTACTTCCTCATCAGGACCTGCTCCGATCGGACGTTCGCGAACCGCATCCGCCCCTGCCTGAAGTACGACATCGGCCGATGCAGCGGACCCTGCGCGGGCAAGGCGAGCGCAGAGGAGTACGCCCGCCGGGTGGACGAGGCGGTCATGTTTCTCTCGGGGAGGAGCGCCGAGCTGCTTCGGATACTCGAGGGGGAGATGGCCGAGGCCTCCGAGGGCATGCGCTACGAGGAGGCCGGCAGGTTCCGCGATGCGATCGAGATGCTGCGCACCGTGATCGAGAAGCAGTCCGTGGTCAGGCACGCAGGCGGCGATCACGACGCGGTGGGGATCGCGAGGCAGGGCGCCAGGGCCGCGATATGCGTGCTCAAGGTGAGGAAGGGGGCGCTCACCGGCCGTCGCTCCTTCATGGCAGGGGACCCCGCATCCGGGGACGCCAAGGCGGTCGAGGAGTTCCTCCTGCAGCACTACGCAGAGAGTTCGGAGATACCGCCGAAGATATTCGTGCACGCAATGCCGGAGGGCGCGCGCGCGGTGGAGGGGATCCTGTCCGA of the Pseudomonadota bacterium genome contains:
- the uvrC gene encoding excinuclease ABC subunit UvrC — encoded protein: MKQLSDKIKSFPRKPGVYLFKDKAGDVIYVGKAKRLRDRVASYFRDEPARIASRAAYAAAGEARVAGGRPQLKFLLKRTGDIDFIVTDTEKEALLLENTLIKRHRPRYNVNLKDDKTYVSIRIGTEHPSPGISLTRRPTKDGASYFGPYDSSLAAREAVEQIVRYFLIRTCSDRTFANRIRPCLKYDIGRCSGPCAGKASAEEYARRVDEAVMFLSGRSAELLRILEGEMAEASEGMRYEEAGRFRDAIEMLRTVIEKQSVVRHAGGDHDAVGIARQGARAAICVLKVRKGALTGRRSFMAGDPASGDAKAVEEFLLQHYAESSEIPPKIFVHAMPEGARAVEGILSERRSGRVRISSPARGEMRRLVALARTNAREALALKARSRGAAEILERIGRALKLGNVPEAIECVDISNLSGREAVGSIVHFSCGEPDKSRYRIYNIQTLDTPDDYAMMHEVISRRFRADVSLRGADRERTPPDLMLVDGGKGQLAIAQRALAENGAGVPVAAIAKGEKKGHADRVFIPGRKNPINFRRGSKELLLLMRIRDEAHRFGVNAHRRKRSKAALGG